TCACCGTCCGAATGTACGCAGAAGAGCCGTTCACACCCATCGACCTCGTCGAGTACGGAACGTTCTCTATCGAACAGATGGCGTATCTGTGGCTCTGTATCGAACACAACAAGAGCCTCATCTTCGCGGGCGGGACTGCGTCGGGGAAGACCACCTCGATGAACGCCGTCTCGATGTTCGTTCCGCCCCGGTCGAAGGTGCTGTCTATCGAGGACACTCGCGAACTCGCGTTGTACCACGACAACTGGCTGTCGTCGGTCACCCGGGAGCGCATCCACGAGGGGACGGATATCACGATGTACGACCTCTTGCGGTCTGCACTCCGCCACCGACCGGAGTACATCATCGTCGGCGAAGTCCGCGGTGAGGAAGCAGTGACGCTCTTCCAGGCGATGAACACGGGTCACACGACGTTCTCGACGATGCACGCCGACAGCATCGAGACGGTCATCAACAGACTGGAGAACGAACCCATCAACGTCCCTCGGGCGATGGTCCAGTCGCTCGACCTCCTGTGTGTGCAGACACTCACGCGCCACGACGGCGAACGCGTCCGCCGGTCACAGACGATTGGCGAGATTGGGGATATCGACCAGCGAACCGGCGAACTCGACTACTCCGCCGCGTTCTCGTGGGACCCGATGGACGACACGTTCACCCAGAGCGACAGTTCGTTGCTCGACGAGATTCAGCGTGAAAACGGATGGTCCCGGACAGAGGTTCGCCGTGAACTCCGCCAGCGTGAACAGTTCCTCCGCTACCTCCTCGACAAAGGTGTCTCCGACTTCCGGCGGTTCACTGCACTCATCAACGAGTACTACGCCGACGCCGACGACGTAATGGCTCGCGTCGAGGCCGACGAGAACCTCGCCGACGTTGGTGTGGGTAACTAACATGGAGTTCGGCCTGTATCTGTTGCCACTCCTCGCCGCGATTGCACTCGTGCTTCCTGTGGTGCTGTCCCCAGTGAGCAAGCGCGCCGACTTGATCGTCTCGCAGGTCGCACTCCCCATCTTTGGCTTCTACGTCGCCAACGAGAACCCACGGCGCCGCGAGCAGCGACAGCGACTCCGCGCGGCACACATCGGCGTCACACACCGCGTGTACGCCTCACGGACCCTGCTCATGGCGGGTGTCTTCGGTGTCGCAGGGAGTATCGTCGGCGTCTACATCGCCGCCGGTGTGCTGGAGTCGCTCGCCGTCTCGTCCGAGTCGGTTCAGTCGACGCTTCCCGTCGCACTCCAGTTCCTCGGCGGGCTCACGAGCATTTCTCAACTCTCACTGAGTGAACTCTTCGTCATCCTGTTGTTCTTCAGCGCGACCATCGGAACGACGCTCGCCGGTGGCATCTATTGGATTCGCTGGTACTACCTCGTCGAACGGGCAGAGACTCGGGCGACGGAGATAGAAGCGACGCTCCCGCGGACGGTCGCGTTCACGTTCGCACTCTCTCGGTCGGGGATGTCGTTTCCGAAGGTCCTCGAAACGCTCGCTCGAAACGAAGCGGTCTACGGTGAAGCGGCCCGCGAAGTGAGTATCGCTGTCCGCGACATGGACGCGTTCGGGACGGACGTGCTCACCGCACTCCAATCGATGGCCTTGCGGACCCCGAGTCCGAACCTCGAAGAGTTCGCCGCGAACCTCGCGAGCGTCCTCAGCAGTGGGCGAAACCTCTCGTCGTTCCTCCGCGAGCAGTACGAGCGGTTTCAGGCAGAGGCGGAGGCCCAACAACAACAGTATCTCGAACTCCTCGCGACGCTCGCCGAGGTGTACGTCACCGTCCTCGTCGCGGGACCGTTGTTCTTCATCACCGTCCTCGTCGTCATCGGTCTCGTCCTCGCCGACACGCTGACCATCATCAGATTCATCGGCTACGTCGCGATTCCGTTGGCCAGTTTCGCGTTCATCAACTACATCGACGGGATTACGCGGTCGCTCCGAGGCGCCGTCGTCGTCGACGACGACATCGAGACGGCGAGCGACTCGATTCGGTCTATCGAGAATCGGAACACCGTGGGTTCACGGCCCGCCACGGACGGTGGTGAGACTGTCGACCGATGGCGAGTGAACCGTGAACGACTCGCTGCGTACGACCGGTTCAGTTGGCTTCGAAAGTGGGTCAACCGCCCGCTCGACAGCCTCAGTAACCATCCGTTTGCGACGCTCGGCATCACCATCCCACTCGGGGTTCTCTGGGTCGCAGTTCAGTCGTCGCTGCCGTCCGTTCCGTCGATTGGACTCCCATCGTCGCTGCCGACCACCCCGGCCGTTGCACTCTCGCCGACGTCGACCACGACCCAAGCGATTTTCGAGGCGGTCGACGCTGTCGACCAGCACGTCGTCGAGGCACTCATCGTCGCACTGGTCGCCATCGCGCTCGTCCACGAGGTTCGGAAGCGACGGGTCCGTGCCATCGAACAGAGCATGCCCGACTTCCTCGACCGACTCGCGAGCGTCAACGAGGCCGGCCTCACTGTCGTCCAGAGTCTTCGGCGTGTGTCGTCGTCAGACCTCGGCCCGCTCGGTGAGGAGGTCGAACGCACCTGCCGCGACATCGACTGGGGAGCGGACGCACAGACCGCACTTCGTCGCATGGACCGTCGGACGGCGAGTCCCATGGTCTCGCGGTCGGTCACGCTCATCACCAACGCGATGAGTGCCAGTGGTGACCTCGCACCGGTCCTCAGAATCGCCGCCAACGAGGCACAGGACAGTCGGCGACTGGCCCGCGAACGGACCCAGGAGATGCTGACCTACCTCATCGTTATCTACATCTCGTTTTTCGTCTTCCTCGGCATCGTCGTGGCCCTGACCGTCTCGTTCATCCCCGCGGTCGAACAGGCGACTGCGCAGGCGACGGTTGGGGCCGGCGGGATTGGCGGTGTCACCTCGGGCGCGTTCTCCGGTCTGCGTGACGTCGACACCAGAGCCTATTCGGTGCTGTTCTACCACCTCTCGGTGATACAGGGCGTCTGTTCGGGCCTCATCGCTGGACAGTTGGGCGAGGGCGAAATTGCCGACGGCATCAAGCACGCCGCCGTGCTCTTGACCATCACGTACGCACTGTTCCTGTTCATCTGAGGCGAGGGAAGGGGTCGACCGCCGACCCGTCTTACCGCCGCGACCCGTGTACTCTTTGTCGCAGCACCGCCACCGGCCGGCATGGACGAACCTCGAACGGCGGTCCGCGAGACGTACGACCGCATCGCGTCGCACTTCGCGTCCACACGCGAGTATCCGTGGCCAGAAGTCGAATCGTTCGTCACGGACGCGACGGCCGGCGGACCGGCCACGCGCGCACTCGACCTCGGGTGCGGGAACGGCCGCCACGTCGAACTGCTCTCTGGGCACGCCGACGACGTGGTCGGACTAGACGTGAGTCGCGGCCTCTTGGACGAGGCGACGACGAGAGCAACAGCGCGCGGGTTCGACGCCGGACTCGTTCAGGGAGATGCGTCGAGACTCCCGTTCGTCGACGACACGTTCGACCTCGCCGTCTACGTCGCGACGCTTCACCACCTCGCTCCCCGCGAGGCCCGAGTCGAGAGTCTGAACGAACTCGCTCGCGTCCTCACCTCGGATGGTCGCGCCCTCGTCAGTGCGTGGAGTACGGCACACGACACGTTCGACCGGGACGAGGGGTTCGATACGACGGTCGATTGGACGCTCCCCGGTGGCGAGACAGTTCCCCGGTACTACCACATCTATTCGCCCGACGAGTTCGACGCCGACCTCGACGCGAGTTCGCTCACGGTCGTCGAATCGGAGATTTCGAGCGGGAACTGTTACGCTGTCGTCACCGGCGTGTGAGACACTGTCACATTTCGCGGCTGGATAGCATCCTCGCACAGGTGATGTGGGCTTAAGGCCGACCGGACGAATCGACGTATATGACCAAGACCGACGAACGGCAGGAGTACGAGGTGGTCGTCGTAGGTGGCGGCCCAGCAGGGTTGCAGACCGCACTCTACACGACACGACTGGGGCACGATACCGCCCTCGTCGACCGTGGTGGTGGCCGCGCAGCGATGATGCTCGACACGCACAACGTCATCGGCGTCACCGAAGACCAGTCAGGGAACGAGTTCCTCGGCACCGCTCGGAAGCAACTCGAAAACTACGGCACCGACATCTACCGTGACCTCGTGACCGACGTCGAACAACTCGACGACGGTCGGTTCCGTCTCGTCGCCAACGACGGCGAGTTCATCGCCGAGCGCGTCGTCCTCGGCGTCGGGTTCAACGACAAACGTCCAGAGCCACCGCTTCCCCGTACCGGGAAAGGACTCCATTACTGCCTCCACTGTGACGCCTACATGTTCGTCGACGAGTCAGTCTACGTCATGGGCCACTCCGATTCTGCGGCGTACGTCGCGATGATTATGCTCAACTTCACCGACGACGTCGACATCCTCCTCCGTGGTGCGGAACCCTCGTGGTCCGACGAGACGGACGAACTCGTCCGTGCGCACCCGGTCGATATCGTCGAAGAAGAGATTTCGGGGATGAACAAGCGCGACGACGGCTGGTTAGAGAGCTTCGAGTTCCAGGACGGGACCGTCCGTGAGTACAAAGGTGGCTTCGCGATGTACGGCTCTGAGTACAACACGACGCTCTTCGAAGGCCTCGGTGTCGAACTCAACGACGACGGAACCGTCCCGGTCGACGACCACGGCCGGACGAACGTCGAGGGCGTCTTCGCAGTCGGAGACATCACCCCCGGCCACAACCAGATTCCCGTCGCCATGGGGAAAGGCGCGAAAGCCGGCATCGCCATCCACATGGAACTCCGAGAGTTCCCGAAGAGCCTCGAACAGATTCGCGCCGAGGGCGCAGTCGAACCCGACGAAGTCCCCGGTATCTCACCCACCCTCCTCGACAAGGCCAAGCAGTTCAACGAGTCCCACGCGGACGACTGACCGCGAAATTCGGGGAAAATCGGAGTAAATCGGGGGTGAGTAAACACCCACCTCAAGTTCTTCCGGACAGTATAGTCTCCAACGATGAAACGTACTGGAATCACGACTGTCATGGTTGCGCTCCTCGTCGTCCTCGCGGGGTGCGCTGGCGGTGCAGGAACACTCACTGAAAGTCCGCAGTCCACGAGCGAAGCGACCGCAGAGACGACTGATGCATCCTCGACCGGCGGTTCCGACGCCGGTGAGTCTGGCACGGTGAACTTCTACGTCAGTGACGAAGAGAACGCCATCGGCGACTTCGAACACCTCAACGTCACCATCGAACGCGTGACGTTCGTGCGCGCGGATGGCGGTGCTGACGACAGTTCGGACGTCGACGCCGAATCCAGCGAGGAGTCGACCGAAAACGAGTCAGACGACGAGACGGCGACCGCTGAGCCGACGGTGAACGAGTCGAACACCACGGTCGAATCCAACGCGACGGCCGAGGTTAATGCAACGGCAAACGCGACGGTCGAGGCCGACGCTGAAAACGAGTCCGAGGTCGAAGCGGAAAGTGAGGCCGAAGTCGAGGCTGAAGCTGAAGCCGAGTCCGACGACGGCGGGAAAGTGACCTACGAAGTGGAGAACGTCACCGTCGACCTGACGGAGCTGAAGGGCGACAACGCGACGCTCGTCGGCGCGTACGACCTCGAAAAGGGGAACTACAACGCAGTACACGTCCACGTGACCGACGTCAACGGGACGCTCAAGACGGGCGAGAAAGTGAACATCAAACTCCCGAGTAACAAACTCAAACTCAACTCCGACTTCGTCGTCGAACAAGGTGGGTCCGTGGACTTCGTCTTCGACATCACCGCGTTCGAGGCCGGAGGAAGTGGAAAGTACATCCTCAAGCCCGTCATCAGCGAGTCCGGCACTGACGTTCCGATAACGAACGTCGACGAGGACGAAGCCGACGAGGCTGAAGAGGACGTCGAGGACGAAGACGAGAACGAAGCGACGGAAGCGAAGGGAGAATCCAAAGAGAAACGTGACAAAG
The genomic region above belongs to Haloferax marinisediminis and contains:
- a CDS encoding type II/IV secretion system ATPase subunit; this encodes MPRDTTRDTKPTSDTAADRGVFRLLQDGDFDVAAAETRRILRRTAEMLRGSNLNVRPLTPGDTPLGTFDVPPGHEERERYWVNAPFAYVVVTFDTNATAHHYHVVEPDLDEFEASLLERVRTDIRDPLLYKRDVDPTSEETLTNELASLLEQYGLDFGMNSFHTLLYYLRRDFHGYGPLDPLMHDPNIEDISCDGYNLPLFVYHDDYTDIVTNVSFESEELDNFVIRLAQRSGQHISVGDPVLGTTLPNGARAELALGEEVTPRGSAFTVRMYAEEPFTPIDLVEYGTFSIEQMAYLWLCIEHNKSLIFAGGTASGKTTSMNAVSMFVPPRSKVLSIEDTRELALYHDNWLSSVTRERIHEGTDITMYDLLRSALRHRPEYIIVGEVRGEEAVTLFQAMNTGHTTFSTMHADSIETVINRLENEPINVPRAMVQSLDLLCVQTLTRHDGERVRRSQTIGEIGDIDQRTGELDYSAAFSWDPMDDTFTQSDSSLLDEIQRENGWSRTEVRRELRQREQFLRYLLDKGVSDFRRFTALINEYYADADDVMARVEADENLADVGVGN
- a CDS encoding type II secretion system F family protein, with the translated sequence MEFGLYLLPLLAAIALVLPVVLSPVSKRADLIVSQVALPIFGFYVANENPRRREQRQRLRAAHIGVTHRVYASRTLLMAGVFGVAGSIVGVYIAAGVLESLAVSSESVQSTLPVALQFLGGLTSISQLSLSELFVILLFFSATIGTTLAGGIYWIRWYYLVERAETRATEIEATLPRTVAFTFALSRSGMSFPKVLETLARNEAVYGEAAREVSIAVRDMDAFGTDVLTALQSMALRTPSPNLEEFAANLASVLSSGRNLSSFLREQYERFQAEAEAQQQQYLELLATLAEVYVTVLVAGPLFFITVLVVIGLVLADTLTIIRFIGYVAIPLASFAFINYIDGITRSLRGAVVVDDDIETASDSIRSIENRNTVGSRPATDGGETVDRWRVNRERLAAYDRFSWLRKWVNRPLDSLSNHPFATLGITIPLGVLWVAVQSSLPSVPSIGLPSSLPTTPAVALSPTSTTTQAIFEAVDAVDQHVVEALIVALVAIALVHEVRKRRVRAIEQSMPDFLDRLASVNEAGLTVVQSLRRVSSSDLGPLGEEVERTCRDIDWGADAQTALRRMDRRTASPMVSRSVTLITNAMSASGDLAPVLRIAANEAQDSRRLARERTQEMLTYLIVIYISFFVFLGIVVALTVSFIPAVEQATAQATVGAGGIGGVTSGAFSGLRDVDTRAYSVLFYHLSVIQGVCSGLIAGQLGEGEIADGIKHAAVLLTITYALFLFI
- a CDS encoding class I SAM-dependent methyltransferase, with translation MDEPRTAVRETYDRIASHFASTREYPWPEVESFVTDATAGGPATRALDLGCGNGRHVELLSGHADDVVGLDVSRGLLDEATTRATARGFDAGLVQGDASRLPFVDDTFDLAVYVATLHHLAPREARVESLNELARVLTSDGRALVSAWSTAHDTFDRDEGFDTTVDWTLPGGETVPRYYHIYSPDEFDADLDASSLTVVESEISSGNCYAVVTGV
- a CDS encoding NAD(P)/FAD-dependent oxidoreductase gives rise to the protein MTKTDERQEYEVVVVGGGPAGLQTALYTTRLGHDTALVDRGGGRAAMMLDTHNVIGVTEDQSGNEFLGTARKQLENYGTDIYRDLVTDVEQLDDGRFRLVANDGEFIAERVVLGVGFNDKRPEPPLPRTGKGLHYCLHCDAYMFVDESVYVMGHSDSAAYVAMIMLNFTDDVDILLRGAEPSWSDETDELVRAHPVDIVEEEISGMNKRDDGWLESFEFQDGTVREYKGGFAMYGSEYNTTLFEGLGVELNDDGTVPVDDHGRTNVEGVFAVGDITPGHNQIPVAMGKGAKAGIAIHMELREFPKSLEQIRAEGAVEPDEVPGISPTLLDKAKQFNESHADD
- a CDS encoding DUF4382 domain-containing protein, whose translation is MKRTGITTVMVALLVVLAGCAGGAGTLTESPQSTSEATAETTDASSTGGSDAGESGTVNFYVSDEENAIGDFEHLNVTIERVTFVRADGGADDSSDVDAESSEESTENESDDETATAEPTVNESNTTVESNATAEVNATANATVEADAENESEVEAESEAEVEAEAEAESDDGGKVTYEVENVTVDLTELKGDNATLVGAYDLEKGNYNAVHVHVTDVNGTLKTGEKVNIKLPSNKLKLNSDFVVEQGGSVDFVFDITAFEAGGSGKYILKPVISESGTDVPITNVDEDEADEAEEDVEDEDENEATEAKGESKEKRDKDESAAEGDAEAEADAELNVTFDGNVTAGENATLVVTQNGTVVENASVMVNDEVAGSTDANGTLVVEIPATSEVTVKVTHDDAEAEVEFEFEDVTGEITEDDSQKADNPGKSDNSNA